Proteins encoded together in one Yersinia mollaretii ATCC 43969 window:
- the nlpI gene encoding lipoprotein NlpI, with amino-acid sequence MKPFLRWCYVATALMLAGCSNHDWRKDEVLAIPLQPTLQQEVILARMEQILASRALTDDERAQLLYERGVLYDSLGLRALARNDFSQALAIRPDMPEVFNYLGIYLTQAGNFDAAYEAFDSVLELDPTYNYARLNRGIALYYGGRLPLAQDDLQAFYQDDPNDPFRSLWLYLVEREIDPKTAAVALQQRYEKSDRGQWGWNIVEFYLGTISEKTLMERLKADAMDNTSLAEHLSETDFYLGKHYLSLGDKDTASALFKLTVANNVHNFVEHRYALLELALLGQEQDDLSESDQQ; translated from the coding sequence ATGAAGCCTTTCTTGCGCTGGTGTTACGTTGCGACAGCACTCATGCTGGCAGGATGCAGCAACCATGATTGGCGTAAAGACGAGGTGTTGGCTATCCCGTTGCAACCGACGTTGCAGCAGGAAGTGATTCTGGCACGCATGGAACAAATCCTTGCAAGTCGGGCACTTACGGATGATGAGCGCGCACAGCTTTTATATGAGCGCGGAGTGCTGTATGATAGCCTCGGGCTACGGGCACTAGCGCGAAATGATTTTTCGCAAGCGTTAGCTATTCGTCCTGATATGCCAGAAGTTTTTAACTATCTGGGCATTTATTTAACGCAGGCAGGCAATTTTGATGCTGCCTATGAAGCGTTTGATTCTGTACTAGAGCTTGATCCAACTTACAATTACGCGCGTTTAAACCGGGGTATCGCTCTTTATTATGGCGGTCGACTCCCGTTGGCGCAGGATGATCTGCAGGCGTTTTATCAAGACGATCCAAATGATCCCTTCCGTTCGTTGTGGCTGTATCTGGTGGAAAGAGAAATCGATCCCAAGACAGCGGCAGTAGCGTTACAACAACGCTATGAAAAATCGGACAGAGGGCAATGGGGATGGAATATTGTCGAATTCTACTTGGGCACGATCAGCGAAAAAACGCTGATGGAAAGGCTCAAAGCAGATGCAATGGATAACACTTCGCTCGCTGAGCATCTCAGTGAAACTGACTTCTATTTAGGTAAACATTACCTAAGTCTGGGGGACAAGGACACCGCTTCGGCGCTGTTCAAACTGACGGTAGCTAACAACGTTCATAACTTTGTTGAGCACCGCTATGCATTGTTGGAATTGGCGCTTTTGGGCCAAGAACAAGACGACCTATCGGAATCGGACCAGCAATAG
- the yrbN gene encoding protein YrbN: MTENFLDELCRLAAIINEARVHDY, from the coding sequence ATGACTGAAAATTTTCTCGACGAGTTATGTAGACTGGCTGCCATTATTAATGAGGCACGTGTACATGACTACTGA
- a CDS encoding DEAD/DEAH family ATP-dependent RNA helicase: protein MTTELETSFADLGLSAPILSALTSLGYEKPSPIQLECIPHLLNGRDVLGMAQTGSGKTAAFGLPLLHNIKAELKAPQVLVLAPTRELAIQVAEALSSFSKDINGVNVVALYGGQRYDVQLRALRQGPQIVVGTPGRLLDHLKRGTLNLSNLSGLVLDEADEMLRMGFIEDVETIMAQIPAEHQTALFSATMPEAIRRITRRFMKDPQEVRIQSSVTTRPDISQSFWRVGGGYNKKEALVRFLESEDFDAAIIFVRTKNATLEVAEALERSGYSSAALNGDMNQSLREQTLDRLKDGRLDILIATDVAARGLDVERISLVVNYDIPMDSESYVHRIGRTGRAGRAGRALLFVENRERRLLQNIERTMKLTIPEVQLPNAELLGERRLAQFAAKVGQQLESSDLDLYRALLAKLQPEEEFDLETLAAALLKMAQGERPLILPPEAPRRPQREFNSRDDRGSDRGNDRGRDRGDSRREPRADSRDGGERPARRERRDVGEMELYRIEVGRDDGVEVRHIVGAIANEGDISSRYIGNIKLFASHSTIELPKGMPGEMLSHFTRTRILNKPLNMQLLGDAQPHERRERPAGGNGGERRGGPRAAGGERRDGAGAPPRRSFGSDRAPAGNGGGERRGSRDGQRSAAPRRDDAAAPAAAPARRRFGDA from the coding sequence ATGACTACTGAGCTTGAAACCTCTTTTGCTGATCTGGGGCTGTCCGCTCCTATTCTTTCCGCTCTAACTAGCCTTGGTTATGAAAAACCATCGCCAATCCAGTTAGAATGTATCCCACACCTGTTAAACGGCCGTGATGTTCTCGGCATGGCACAAACAGGCAGTGGCAAAACAGCCGCGTTTGGTCTGCCGCTGTTACACAATATTAAAGCTGAGCTGAAAGCCCCACAGGTTCTGGTATTAGCACCGACCCGTGAGTTGGCTATTCAGGTCGCCGAAGCACTCTCTAGCTTCTCTAAAGACATTAATGGCGTCAACGTAGTGGCCCTGTACGGTGGCCAGCGTTATGACGTTCAATTACGCGCTTTGCGCCAAGGTCCACAAATTGTTGTTGGCACCCCAGGTCGTCTGCTTGACCACCTGAAACGCGGCACCCTTAACTTGTCCAACCTGAGCGGTTTAGTGTTGGATGAAGCAGATGAAATGCTGCGCATGGGCTTTATCGAAGACGTTGAAACTATCATGGCGCAGATCCCGGCTGAACATCAGACCGCGCTGTTCTCTGCAACTATGCCAGAAGCGATTCGCCGTATTACCCGTCGCTTCATGAAAGATCCACAGGAAGTGCGCATTCAGTCCAGTGTCACTACCCGCCCGGACATCAGCCAGAGTTTCTGGAGAGTGGGTGGCGGTTATAACAAAAAAGAAGCGTTGGTTCGTTTCTTGGAATCTGAAGATTTCGACGCAGCCATCATCTTCGTGCGTACCAAAAACGCGACGCTGGAAGTTGCAGAAGCCTTGGAACGCAGCGGTTATAGCAGTGCCGCACTGAACGGCGACATGAACCAGTCTTTACGTGAGCAGACACTGGATCGCCTGAAAGATGGCCGTCTGGATATTCTGATCGCCACTGACGTTGCGGCTCGTGGTTTGGACGTAGAGCGCATCAGCTTGGTAGTAAACTATGATATCCCTATGGATTCAGAGTCTTATGTTCACCGTATCGGCCGTACCGGTCGTGCGGGCCGTGCGGGTCGTGCGTTGCTGTTCGTTGAGAACCGCGAACGTCGCCTGTTGCAGAACATTGAACGCACCATGAAACTGACTATCCCAGAAGTTCAGTTGCCGAATGCCGAACTGCTGGGCGAACGTCGCTTAGCGCAGTTTGCTGCTAAAGTTGGCCAACAGCTGGAAAGCAGTGATTTGGATCTGTACCGTGCATTGCTGGCTAAACTGCAACCAGAAGAAGAGTTTGATCTCGAAACGCTGGCTGCTGCGCTGCTGAAAATGGCACAGGGCGAACGTCCTCTGATTCTGCCACCAGAAGCACCTCGTCGTCCGCAACGTGAATTCAATTCTCGTGATGACCGTGGGAGCGATCGTGGTAATGATCGTGGCCGTGACCGTGGTGACAGCCGTCGTGAGCCTCGCGCTGATAGCCGTGATGGTGGCGAGCGTCCAGCACGTCGCGAACGCCGTGATGTTGGTGAGATGGAGCTGTACCGCATTGAAGTGGGCCGTGATGATGGTGTTGAAGTTCGTCATATCGTTGGCGCTATCGCTAACGAAGGTGATATCAGCAGCCGTTATATCGGTAACATCAAGCTGTTTGCTTCTCACTCAACTATCGAGCTGCCAAAAGGTATGCCGGGCGAAATGTTATCTCACTTCACCCGTACCCGTATCCTGAACAAGCCGCTGAACATGCAGCTGTTGGGTGATGCACAGCCACACGAACGTCGTGAGCGTCCAGCCGGCGGTAACGGTGGTGAGCGTCGTGGCGGTCCTCGTGCTGCAGGTGGTGAACGTCGTGATGGCGCAGGTGCTCCTCCTCGTCGTTCATTCGGCAGCGACCGTGCTCCAGCTGGTAATGGTGGTGGTGAACGTCGTGGTAGCCGTGATGGTCAGCGTTCAGCTGCACCACGTCGTGATGATGCTGCTGCACCTGCCGCAGCGCCAGCACGTCGTCGTTTCGGTGATGCATAA
- a CDS encoding luciferase-like monooxygenase, translating into MDDSMTDQTVSITDKNTIPLSVLDLSPIALGKTARDAFHASLDLAQHAEKWGYHRYWLAEHHNMTGIASAATSVLIGYIAGGTHTIRVGSGGVMLPNHSPLVIAEQFGTLASLYPDRIDLGLGRAPGSDQRTMMALRRHLSGEVDNFPSDVRELQNYFAEVQPGQGVQAVPGQGLHVPLWLLGSSLYSAQLAAAMGLPFAFASHFAPDMLFQALSLYRENFKPSAQCSKPYAIVCVNVVAADSERDARFLFTSMQQQFVSLRRGTPGQLPPPVEEMEKICSPAELFGVDQALRLSIIGDKSKVRHGLQSLLRETQADELMINGQIFDHQARLHSFEIVAGLQQDLQPVDRL; encoded by the coding sequence ATGGACGATTCTATGACTGATCAAACTGTTTCTATCACTGATAAAAATACAATCCCCCTGTCGGTGCTCGACCTATCACCGATAGCGCTGGGTAAAACTGCGCGGGATGCCTTCCATGCTTCGTTAGATTTAGCACAACATGCTGAAAAATGGGGATATCACCGTTACTGGCTCGCCGAACACCACAATATGACAGGCATTGCCAGTGCGGCGACCTCGGTGCTGATTGGCTATATAGCCGGTGGCACTCACACCATCCGCGTGGGTTCTGGTGGTGTTATGCTGCCTAACCATTCGCCACTGGTGATTGCCGAGCAGTTTGGCACCCTCGCCTCCCTCTACCCTGATCGTATCGACCTCGGTCTGGGCCGTGCGCCCGGCAGTGATCAGCGCACCATGATGGCACTGCGCCGTCATCTGTCTGGTGAGGTGGATAACTTCCCATCTGATGTGCGCGAGTTGCAAAATTACTTTGCTGAAGTGCAGCCAGGGCAAGGGGTACAAGCCGTACCGGGCCAAGGTTTACATGTCCCGTTGTGGCTGCTGGGTTCAAGCCTGTACAGTGCGCAACTCGCCGCCGCCATGGGCCTACCGTTTGCCTTCGCCTCCCACTTCGCGCCCGACATGCTATTTCAAGCACTCTCCCTCTATCGGGAGAACTTTAAGCCATCAGCACAATGCTCAAAACCTTACGCCATTGTGTGTGTCAACGTGGTGGCCGCAGACAGTGAGCGTGATGCCCGCTTCCTGTTTACCTCAATGCAGCAGCAGTTTGTCAGCCTGCGCCGTGGTACGCCGGGCCAGTTACCGCCGCCAGTGGAAGAGATGGAGAAAATTTGCTCGCCAGCGGAACTGTTTGGTGTCGATCAGGCGCTGCGCTTATCCATCATTGGCGATAAAAGCAAAGTACGGCATGGGCTACAGTCCCTATTGCGGGAGACTCAAGCCGATGAGTTGATGATCAATGGTCAAATTTTTGATCATCAAGCACGGCTACACTCCTTCGAGATAGTCGCAGGTTTACAGCAAGACTTGCAGCCGGTTGACCGCTTGTAA